From the genome of Pygocentrus nattereri isolate fPygNat1 chromosome 25, fPygNat1.pri, whole genome shotgun sequence, one region includes:
- the cdkn1ca gene encoding cyclin-dependent kinase inhibitor 1Ca: protein MANVEVQSVLERHAARRTFPLLARTKACRNLFGPVDHEELNREMKQKLQEISDGERSRWNFNFEQDSPLPGNYEWEEVSARCLPAFYMDSVRCGARARTALPLLDNKVECEGKSEEQARERPAGEVNQENQSGALNGTSACARRRRRTGSVPDSPRNNSTQITDFFPRRKRPAERKPESPSLPVEVTPRKRIR, encoded by the exons ATGGCCAACGTGGAGGTACAGAGCGTCTTGGAGCGACACGCAGCGCGGAGGACGTTTCCTCTCCTGGCCCGGACCAAGGCCTGCCGGAACCTCTTCGGCCCCGTCGACCACGAGGAGCTGAACCGGGAGATGAAGCAGAAGCTCCAGGAGATCTCGGACGGAGAGCGCAGCCGCTGGAACTTCAACTTCGAGCAGGACTCGCCGTTGCCTGGGAATTACGAGTGGGAGGAGGTGAGCGCGCGCTGCCTGCCGGCCTTCTACATGGACTCGGTGCGGTGCGGCGCGAGAGCGCGGACTGCTTTGCCTCTTCTCGATAATAAAGTGGAGTGCGAGGGGAAAAGCGAGGAGCAGGCGCGCGAGCGTCCGGCCGGCGAGGTGAACCAGGAGAACCAGTCTGGAGCGCTGAATGGCACGTCAGCGTGCGCGCGCAGACGGAGGAGGACAGGGTCTGTCCCAGATTCTCCACGAAACAACAGCACTCAAATCACAG ACTTTTTCCCCAGAAGGAAAAGACCTGCAGAGCGGAAGCCTGAGAGCCCCTCACTGCCCGTTGAAGTCACTCCGCGCAAGAGAATCAGATG A